One Borrelia coriaceae DNA segment encodes these proteins:
- a CDS encoding DUF685 domain-containing protein has product MSDQDDCIQIKDLNRLESVKNTDLLLLDDGISSCNAITFENFLKTTKEKTFKGEGLTYFKEIIKSTIATELQQDEDFINQVYSKILNKFLNDDSSSISNTYSKVKDKLGSGLSTYSLSKDDYFVTLNYSSLQKAKIPEYLTGIPSEFNSTREGTTSSSIYESSLRRQAYRLDMTSQYSNQDVTLVFYSSDDDKPIYLDIYVDVSIYAGNSSVKKYVYLKYSSESQKSIIYERGGSNMTLNDYSPLFRGWYIQKRLYKSGSYVPALVKL; this is encoded by the coding sequence ATGAGTGACCAAGACGATTGTATTCAAATTAAAGATTTAAATAGACTTGAATCAGTTAAAAATACTGATTTATTACTACTCGATGATGGTATTTCAAGTTGTAATGCTATTACTTTTGAAAATTTCCTTAAAACTACTAAAGAAAAAACTTTTAAAGGTGAAGGACTTACTTATTTTAAAGAAATTATTAAAAGTACTATTGCTACAGAATTACAACAAGATGAGGATTTTATAAATCAAGTTTACAGTAAAATACTTAACAAATTTTTAAATGATGACTCTAGTAGTATTTCAAATACATATAGTAAAGTTAAAGATAAACTTGGAAGTGGATTATCAACATATAGTTTAAGCAAAGATGACTACTTTGTTACTTTAAATTACAGTTCACTGCAAAAAGCAAAAATACCCGAATACTTAACAGGAATCCCTTCAGAGTTCAATTCAACAAGAGAAGGAACCACAAGCTCATCCATTTATGAATCTTCACTTAGAAGGCAAGCTTACAGATTAGACATGACATCACAGTATTCAAATCAAGATGTAACTCTTGTTTTCTACAGCTCTGATGATGACAAGCCTATTTACTTAGATATATATGTTGATGTTTCAATTTATGCTGGAAATAGCAGTGTCAAAAAATATGTGTATCTTAAATATTCTAGTGAATCACAAAAGTCAATTATCTATGAACGCGGGGGTAGCAATATGACTTTAAATGATTATTCTCCTCTTTTTAGAGGTTGGTATATTCAAAAACGTTTATATAAAAGTGGTAGCTATGTACCTGCCTTAGTAAAGTTATAA
- a CDS encoding BlyB family putative holin accessory protein — protein sequence MILAKQHLDTALESISNLIDTLSNFKDGSFNENAHKAFSLLCEFYLEYEQIYTKNMEILDNALTPQIKLDLEPIQTKIKAFIDKVNSNPNNMKLPSQITYHEKETK from the coding sequence ATGATACTTGCAAAGCAACATCTAGATACTGCTTTAGAGTCAATATCCAATTTAATTGATACACTTTCAAACTTCAAAGACGGCAGTTTCAATGAGAATGCTCATAAAGCATTTTCACTATTGTGTGAATTTTATTTAGAATATGAACAAATCTACACTAAAAATATGGAAATACTAGATAATGCATTAACTCCACAAATCAAGTTGGATCTTGAACCTATCCAAACCAAAATAAAAGCATTTATAGACAAAGTCAATAGCAACCCAAATAATATGAAATTGCCTTCACAAATTACATATCACGAAAAGGAGACAAAATGA
- a CDS encoding DUF735 family protein, translated as MNQLGFTRNSQLDKFIQNELNFANVMLSELVSLNSNFTGLPISKHCTSRFIATWLSKIFNIFYVETQPVQDLTKNIDSIIYALKHIGTDASFTKLFKTFLNVDIEITVPSDGVINIKLLGAVKTNFTAKISPSSTTNRNRKIKLCYKKENENIQCKILIFHFLPKGYAESIYTFLKNLIPIGRALKLYDMENKEIAKFNI; from the coding sequence TTGAATCAACTTGGGTTTACTCGAAATAGTCAACTTGATAAGTTTATACAAAATGAACTTAACTTTGCTAATGTAATGCTATCTGAACTTGTAAGTCTAAATTCTAACTTTACTGGACTACCAATTAGTAAACACTGCACATCTAGATTCATTGCTACTTGGCTATCTAAGATATTTAATATATTTTATGTTGAAACACAACCTGTTCAAGATCTTACAAAAAATATTGATAGTATTATTTATGCATTAAAACACATTGGTACTGACGCATCTTTTACTAAGTTATTTAAAACTTTTCTTAATGTTGATATTGAAATTACAGTACCAAGTGATGGTGTTATTAATATAAAATTACTAGGTGCTGTTAAAACAAACTTTACTGCTAAAATCTCACCTAGTTCTACTACTAATAGAAATAGAAAAATCAAATTATGTTATAAAAAAGAAAATGAAAATATCCAATGTAAAATCTTAATTTTTCACTTCCTTCCTAAAGGATATGCTGAATCTATTTACACGTTCCTAAAAAACTTAATACCAATTGGAAGGGCCTTAAAATTATATGACATGGAAAATAAGGAAATTGCTAAATTTAATATTTAA
- a CDS encoding BBA14 family lipoprotein has product MKKLINLTFLTLIFSCTTIASLTEEPTPPKEQTLTELNAYEAKLSDYVMYLQVFLTRTKKKVNDPKYPKFTYFDASTLKSNHTIEDLMFNINLFQKYIQVTKPIVQIVYNKYSKLKN; this is encoded by the coding sequence TTGAAAAAGCTTATAAATTTAACTTTTTTAACACTTATCTTCTCATGTACAACCATAGCATCACTAACAGAAGAACCAACGCCACCTAAGGAACAAACTCTTACAGAGTTAAATGCATATGAAGCAAAGTTATCTGATTATGTTATGTATTTACAAGTATTTTTAACTAGAACAAAGAAAAAGGTTAATGACCCAAAGTATCCTAAGTTTACCTACTTTGATGCTTCTACACTTAAATCAAATCATACAATTGAAGATTTAATGTTTAATATAAATTTATTTCAAAAATATATTCAAGTCACTAAACCTATTGTACAAATAGTGTACAACAAGTATTCGAAATTAAAAAACTAA
- a CDS encoding BlyB family putative holin accessory protein, with amino-acid sequence MKLSTAKTSVEILNKFTDIIKNNNQNKNTATYINIFTKVVNYFYCLYEASVYQMEQKEAIKLLSEIEEILRINIEIIETADEYDELSKYISQLRAKRNKIMSTYIKMLKEA; translated from the coding sequence ATGAAATTAAGTACTGCTAAAACCAGTGTTGAAATTCTAAACAAATTTACAGATATCATCAAAAACAATAACCAAAATAAAAACACTGCTACATACATTAATATTTTCACTAAAGTAGTCAATTACTTTTACTGTCTATATGAAGCTAGTGTATATCAAATGGAACAAAAGGAAGCTATCAAACTATTATCTGAAATTGAAGAAATACTAAGAATTAATATTGAAATAATAGAAACTGCTGATGAGTATGATGAACTTTCAAAATACATATCTCAACTTAGAGCTAAACGCAACAAAATAATGAGTACTTACATCAAAATGTTAAAGGAGGCCTAA